One Dioscorea cayenensis subsp. rotundata cultivar TDr96_F1 chromosome 15, TDr96_F1_v2_PseudoChromosome.rev07_lg8_w22 25.fasta, whole genome shotgun sequence genomic region harbors:
- the LOC120277796 gene encoding protein FAR1-RELATED SEQUENCE 5-like, which translates to MVVSKMKNGLWTVKTFEDVHNHHLLRTPSKVMKMRSHRHISVTCRSLMETLHKSRVGPSQMSRILNETLSNTGSASITPNDCSNHLRGVRSNNIGQECMAIVKFFKEKKLNDDFFFFDMELDEFGQTRCVFWADGRSRVAYSEFGDIVVFDTTYQTNRFCFPFAPFVGVNHHKQSILFGCALMADEKEEMNRLKHSRIDGGELKATYNIDDKHWLSRMYEIRSKWVSLYWQDTFTAGMTTTQRSESINSFFDGFVNAQTPLDEFVMQYDKALLARRNVEESEDFKTLNSIANFYTGHPIERHAGEVYTRAVFDTFQAELRESDSMLAERIRDGSDNAKYAICNHVVVFGKNCIEDAEPYAMCSCKKFEREGVLCCHILKIFKKKEVPKIPKKYILRRWSMDARYQSSVMMVETHNNAFTPLMKWSAQNMCFRIAQSISSLDMYEKIMPKLNDIFEMVTEKSNAPEHTLRTKQNEENQEVIGSCSLPTFSCDNDVYGSHVSILDPKPVKSKGRPRVNTRIKSGIDLQLSVKRKRTCSRCGEKGHYMTTCTSGQP; encoded by the exons ATGGTAGTGTCAAAAATGAAGAATGGGTTATGGACAGTAAAGACCTTTGAAGATGTTCATAACCATCATTTACTAAGAACTCCTTCTAAGGTGATGAAGATGCGGTCTCACCGCCATATCAGTGTGACGTGTAGAAGTTTAATGGAGACATTGCATAAGAGTAGAGTGGGACCGAGCCAAATGTCTCGAATACTGAATGAAACACTTTCAAATACAGGGTCTGCATCTATTACCCCGAACGATTGTTCAAATCATTTGAGGGGAGTTCGAAGCAACAATATTGGGCAAGAATGCATGGCTATTGTTAAGTTTTTCAAGGAGAAAAAACTCaatgatgattttttcttttttgatatgGAGCTTGATGAGTTTGGTCAAACTAGATGTGTATTTTGGGCAGATGGAAGATCTAGAGTTGCATATTCAGAATTTGGAGATATTGTCGTTTTCGACACTACTTATCAAACAAATAGATTTTGTTTCCCCTTTGCTCCTTTTGTTGGAGTTAACCATCATAAGCAGTctattttatttggttgtgcTCTTATGgcagatgaaaaagaagaaa TGAATCGATTGAAGCATTCGAGGATAGATGGGGGTGAACTTAAGGCAACATACAACATTGATGATAAACATTGGTTGAGTAGGATGTATGAAATTCGGAGCAAATGGGTTTCTCTATATTGGCAAGATACATTCACAGCAGGAATGACCACTACACAACGTAGTGAAAGTATCAACTCATTTTTTGATGGCTTTGTTAATGCACAAACCCCACTGGATGAGTTTGTTATGCAGTATGATAAGGCTTTGTTAGCTCGAAGAAATGTTGAAGAAAGCGAAGACTTCAAAACTTTGAATTCTATAGCTAACTTTTATACGGGTCATCCAATTGAGAGACATGCAGGAGAAGTGTATACAAGAGCTGTGTTTGATACGTTTCAAGCAGAATTGCGAGAAAGTGATAGTATGCTTGCTGAACGCATTCGAGATGGGTCCGATAATGCTAAATATGCAATTTGCAATCATGTTGTTGTATTTGGCAAAAATTGTATTGAAGATGCGGAACCTTACGCTATGTGCTCGTGTAAGAAGTTTGAGAGAGAGGGCGTGTTGTGTTGCCacatattgaaaatatttaaaaaaaaggaggtgCCGAAGATTcccaaaaaatatattctaCGTCGTTGGAGTATGGATGCAAGGTATCAGTCAAGTGTTATGATGGTTGAGACCCACAACAATGCCTTTACACCATTGATGAAGTGGAGTGCACAAAATATGTGTTTTCGTATTGCACAGAGTATATCATCTCTAGACATGTATGAGAAAATTATGCCTAAGCTAAATGACATATTTGAAATGGTTACTGAAAAGTCAAATGCACCAGAGCATACATTGCGCACCAAGCAAAATGAGGAAAATCAAGAGGTTATTGGTTCATGTTCTTTGCCTACCTTCTCATGTGATAATGATGTTTATGGGTCACACGTTAGCATTCTTGATCCAAAACCTGTCAAGAGCAAAGGGCGGCCAAGAGTAAATACAAGGATTAAATCTGGAATTGACCTTCAATTATCAGTCAAGAGGAAAAGGACTTGTAGTAGATGTGGGGAAAAGGGTCATTACATGACCACATGCACATCTG GTCAACCCTGA
- the LOC120277916 gene encoding dof zinc finger protein 4-like: MIQELLTGVVLNDPKFSSNSIPSSLLIPSPSPSPSLSPSPSPSPSPSPSPSLPPSTDNHHHHNHHRENLRCPRCDSSNTKFCYYNNYNLTQPRHFCKTCRRYWTKGGALRNVPIGGGCRKTKPSLSPSPSPSSSSSSSLKSIPSKPKLPSSLEHDFSPNPLLWPSPSLTLLTSTPFNNPNPNPNNIFNLDFPTTTTTTNEVLFTANDQLQELYQRLRSSATTHLSDHHHHLHGFMGSSAVSASLMASSLSTPMTTTTTTSSTATIPTILESVGVSAGDFTYWNPTIAWSDLQTSNGAFP, from the coding sequence ATGATTCAAGAACTCCTCACCGGAGTTGTCCTAAATGATCCAAAGTTTTCCTCTAATTCCatcccttcttctcttctcatcccttctccttctccttctccttctctttctccttctccctctccttctccttctccttctccctcACCTTCCCTTCCTCCATCCACAGACAACCACCATCATCACAACCACCACCGTGAAAACCTCCGGTGTCCTCGCTGTGACTCCTCCAACACTAAGTTCTGTTACTACAACAACTACAACCTCACTCAACCTCGCCATTTCTGCAAAACTTGCCGCCGTTACTGGACCAAAGGTGGTGCTCTCCGCAACGTCCCCATCGGCGGTGGCTGCCGGAAAACCAAACCCTCTCTTTCACCCTCCCcctccccctcctcctcctcctcctcatccctCAAGTCTATCCCTTCCAAACCAAAACTCCCTTCCTCTCTTGAGCATGACTTCTCTCCCAACCCTCTTCTCTGGCCTTCTCCTTCTCTAACTCTCCTCACTTCCACCCCCTTCaataaccctaaccctaaccctaataatATCTTCAACCTTGACTTCCCTACCACTACTACTACCACTAATGAAGTCTTGTTTACTGCTAATGATCAACTTCAAGAACTCTACCAAAGGCTACGTTCATCTGCAACAACTCATCTCagtgatcatcatcatcatcttcatggTTTCATGGGTTCTAGTGCTGTTTCTGCTTCTTTAATGGCTTCTTCTCTTTCTACTCCAAtgactactactactactacttcttCAACTGCTACTATTCCTACCATTTTGGAATCTGTTGGAGTTTCTGCTGGAGATTTTACTTACTGGAATCCAACAATTGCTTGGTCTGATCTTCAAACAAGCAATGGTGCATTCCCTtaa